One genomic window of Arachis hypogaea cultivar Tifrunner chromosome 8, arahy.Tifrunner.gnm2.J5K5, whole genome shotgun sequence includes the following:
- the LOC112706478 gene encoding endoglucanase 24, whose protein sequence is MAPNLSLRNVVPSLCLLLVLIGRGQRAWAHDYVDALSKAILFFEGQRSGFLPEDQRLKWRAHSGLSDGWTHNVDLTGGYYDAGDNVKFGFPMAFTTTMLSWSVVEFGEMMPPEELRNARVAIRWATDYLLKTVSQPNRIFVQVGDPISDHNCWERPEDMDTSRAVYAVDAPNPASDVAGETAAALAASSMVFRSSDPGYSETLLRNAVKAFQLADNYRGAYSDNSDVKGGVCPFYCDFDGYQDELLWGAAWLRRATKDDNFLNYIQSNGKTLGAEDNINEFGWDNKHAGLNVLVSKEVVEGNVYSLESYKASAESFLCTLIPETAASSHIEYSPGGLIYRPGGSNLQHATSIAFLELVYANYLSRTSQAINCGNVYVSAQTLRQQAKKQVDYILGDNPMRLSYMIGYGSNYPQRIHHRGSSLPSVKDHPQVIACKEGSTYFNSTGPNPNVLVGAVVGGPGQDDVYVDDRADFRKSEPTTYINAPFVGVLAYFAANPNP, encoded by the exons aTGGCGCCCAATTTGAGCCTCCGAAATGTGGTTCCGTCGTTGTGTCTTCTCCTGGTTCTCATCGGGAGAGGCCAACGGGCATGGGCCCACGACTACGTGGACGCATTGTCGAAGGCCATCCTGTTCTTCGAGGGACAGCGTTCGGGCTTCCTGCCAGAGGATCAGAGACTCAAGTGGCGAGCCCATTCGGGCCTCAGTGATGGCTGGACCCACAACGTGGACCTCACCGGGGGTTATTACGACGCCGGCGACAACGTGAAGTTCGGGTTTCCGATGGCATTCACGACGACAATGCTGTCGTGGAGCGTCGTTGAATTTGGGGAGATGATGCCACCAGAGGAGCTCAGAAATGCCAGAGTTGCAATCCGCTGGGCCACTGATTATTTGCTCAAGACCGTTTCCCAGCCCAACCGCATTTTCGTTCAG GTGGGTGACCCAATCTCAGACCACAACTGTTGGGAGAGGCCAGAAGACATGGACACATCCAGGGCCGTGTATGCTGTTGACGCACCAAACCCGGCTTCTGATGTTGCCGGGGAAACTGCGGCGGCACTGGCAGCTTCATCGATGGTGTTCCGGTCATCTGATCCCGGTTATTCAGAGACATTGCTGCGAAATGCCGTTAAGGCCTTTCAGCTTGCGGATAACTATAGGGGTGCCTACAGTGACAATTCTGATGTTAAGGGTGGTGTCTGTCCATTTTATTGCGACTTTGATGGCTATCAG GACGAATTGTTATGGGGAGCCGCATGGCTAAGGAGGGCCACGAAGGACGATAATTTCCTGAACTACATTCAAAGCAATGGCAAAACGCTTGGTGCTGAGGATAATATCAACGAGTTCGGTTGGGACAACAAGCATGCTGGGCTCAACGTTCTTGTCTCCAag GAAGTGGTAGAAGGAAACGTATATTCTCTAGAATCATACAAGGCCTCAGCAGAGAGCTTTCTGTGCACATTGATACCAGAAACAGCAGCAAGCTCTCACATAGAGTACTCCCCCGGTGGACTGATATACAGGCCAGGTGGCAGCAACTTACAGCACGCAACTTCAATCGCTTTCCTTGAATTGGTTTATGCTAACTACCTCTCTCGCACCTCTCAAGCCATAAACTGCGGCAACGTTTATGTTAGTGCCCAGACACTTCGCCAGCAAGCAAAGAAACAAGTTGATTACATCCTGGGGGATAATCCAATGAGGCTATCGTACATGATTGGGTACGGCAGCAATTATCCACAGAGAATCCATCATCGCGGCTCTTCTTTGCCCTCTGTCAAGGATCATCCTCAGGTGATTGCTTGCAAAGAGGGTTCAACCTATTTTAACTCGACGGGTCCTAACCCGAATGTTCTTGTTGGAGCTGTTGTGGGAGGACCAGGACAAGATGACGTATATGTGGATGATAGGGCTGATTTTAGGAAGTCCGAGCCTACCACATATATT